Proteins encoded in a region of the Novibacillus thermophilus genome:
- the proS gene encoding proline--tRNA ligase, translating to MAKGNDQYVQNITPQSEDFSRWYIDVIQKADLMDYAPVRGCIVFKPDGYELWEACQRELDRRFKETGHRNAYFPLFIPESFFEKEKEHVEGFNPELPWVTEAGGEKLEERLAVRPTSETVIGHMYARWIQSYRDLPVKINQWANVVRWEKRTLPFLRTSEFLWQEGHTAHATAEEAESETRMILDLYTDFVEGVLAIPVYRGQKTPSEKFAGAVHTYSIEAMMKDGKALQAGTSHYMGQNFAKGFDIQYLDRDNTLKHVFTTSWGVSTRILGAIIMVHGDDRGLALPPLIAPKQVVIIPIGPKKERDRVVAHAAALHQQLADRNIRVTMDDREDLSPGWKFNEYEMRGIPVRLEIGPRDMEKGQVVLVRRDTGEKLFVPEGELTERLPRLLEEIQHNMFDKAKKFRDDHSHVAHSMEELTHIVRDQKGFALAGWCGDEVCEKAVKEQAGATSRNIPFDPPETLSTCVSCGKSAAHSVWFAKAY from the coding sequence ATGGCGAAGGGAAACGACCAATACGTGCAAAACATTACACCGCAAAGTGAGGACTTTTCCCGGTGGTATATCGACGTCATCCAAAAAGCGGATCTGATGGACTACGCTCCGGTGCGCGGCTGTATCGTGTTTAAGCCGGACGGGTATGAGCTGTGGGAAGCGTGCCAAAGGGAGCTTGATCGGAGGTTTAAAGAAACGGGTCACCGCAATGCGTATTTCCCTCTATTCATCCCGGAAAGTTTTTTTGAGAAAGAAAAGGAACACGTCGAGGGGTTTAATCCCGAGTTGCCGTGGGTGACGGAAGCCGGCGGCGAGAAGTTGGAAGAGCGGCTAGCCGTCCGTCCTACATCTGAGACGGTCATCGGGCACATGTACGCGCGCTGGATTCAATCGTACCGGGACTTGCCCGTGAAAATCAACCAGTGGGCGAACGTCGTGCGCTGGGAAAAGCGAACGTTGCCGTTTTTAAGGACGAGTGAATTTCTGTGGCAGGAAGGACATACGGCCCATGCCACGGCCGAGGAAGCAGAGAGCGAGACGCGCATGATCCTCGATTTGTATACGGACTTTGTGGAAGGCGTGCTCGCCATTCCGGTGTACCGAGGACAGAAGACACCTTCAGAAAAATTTGCAGGAGCCGTACATACGTACTCCATCGAAGCGATGATGAAAGACGGGAAGGCGCTGCAAGCCGGCACGTCCCACTACATGGGACAGAACTTTGCCAAAGGCTTTGACATCCAGTATTTGGATAGAGACAACACCTTGAAACACGTCTTCACCACGTCGTGGGGCGTGAGTACGCGCATTCTCGGTGCGATCATTATGGTGCACGGCGATGACAGAGGACTGGCTCTCCCGCCGTTGATCGCACCGAAGCAAGTGGTGATCATACCCATCGGCCCGAAAAAAGAGCGGGACCGTGTCGTGGCACACGCAGCTGCACTACATCAGCAGCTGGCAGATCGCAACATACGCGTCACGATGGATGACCGGGAAGATTTGAGTCCGGGTTGGAAGTTTAACGAGTATGAAATGCGCGGCATCCCAGTCCGCCTGGAAATCGGCCCCCGGGATATGGAAAAGGGACAGGTCGTGCTCGTGCGCCGCGATACCGGGGAAAAACTGTTCGTCCCAGAGGGAGAATTGACTGAAAGGCTTCCCCGTCTGTTGGAGGAGATACAGCACAACATGTTTGACAAAGCGAAAAAATTTCGGGACGACCATTCCCACGTCGCACACAGCATGGAGGAGCTGACACACATCGTCCGCGACCAGAAAGGGTTTGCCCTTGCAGGATGGTGTGGCGACGAGGTGTGTGAAAAAGCGGTCAAAGAACAGGCCGGGGCCACGAGCCGCAACATTCCGTTCGATCCGCCGGAGACGCTGTCGACTTGTGTTTCTTGCGGGAAATCAGCTGCACACTCCGTATGGTTTGCCAAAGCGTACTGA
- the pcrA gene encoding DNA helicase PcrA, with product MDLKQQADQLLDSLNEAQREAVETTDGPLLIVAGAGSGKTRVLTHRVAYLLQRKNVTPWNILAITFTNKAAREMKERITQMVGPEAEDIWIFTFHSMCVRILRRDLDQIGYSRNFTILDGADQLTVVKQILNEQNLDSKKFDPRAIAAHISQAKNRLVKADEYGRKAGDVFQQVVSEVYAAYEEKLRANQSLDFDDLIVKTIDLFQQVPDVLHFYQRKFQYIHVDEYQDTNNAQYRLVKLLADHHHNICVVGDSDQSIYGWRGADISNILDFERDYPEAKVVKLEQNYRSTETILEAANHVIAYNKQRKAKRLWTNLGKGEPIERFAGSSEHDEAYYVVDRIVEGHKQGRPYRDFAILYRTNAQSRVMEEVLVKANIPYQIVGGIRFYERKEIKDLLAYLRLVANPHDDLSLTRIINVPKRGLGKTTVDRLSRYAAQNGMSLYQAMGEGEHIGLQKRFVQTLESFRCMIGELAAKVDELTVTELTEEVLERTGYRLELVREGTIESATRLENVDEFISVTQNFEQRSDDKSLVAFLTELALIADIDTLDVDHPEKKGEDTVTLMTLHSAKGLEFPHVFLIGMEEGIFPHSRALTEEAEMEEERRLAYVGITRAKERLSLTRAHSRTLYGRTMMNPPSRFLKEIPEDYIRDVDKTSAQTNRSKPLLKPRRLHQPTASPGDWQVGDRVRHRTFGQGTVVKVSGDGDDVELDIAFSAPKGVKRFLARFAPIEKV from the coding sequence ATGGACCTCAAACAGCAGGCAGATCAATTGCTTGACAGTTTAAACGAAGCACAGCGGGAAGCCGTGGAGACGACGGACGGACCGCTGCTTATCGTCGCCGGAGCGGGAAGTGGGAAGACGCGAGTCTTGACACACCGAGTGGCGTATTTGCTTCAGCGCAAAAACGTGACGCCTTGGAACATTTTGGCGATTACGTTTACGAACAAAGCGGCACGGGAGATGAAAGAGCGCATCACCCAGATGGTCGGACCGGAAGCGGAGGATATATGGATTTTCACCTTTCACTCGATGTGTGTGCGTATCCTGCGCCGGGATCTCGACCAAATCGGCTACTCGCGCAATTTTACGATTTTGGACGGCGCCGATCAGTTGACGGTCGTGAAACAAATTTTGAACGAACAAAACCTCGACTCGAAAAAATTTGATCCCCGCGCCATTGCGGCGCACATTAGCCAGGCGAAAAACCGCCTTGTGAAAGCAGATGAGTACGGGAGAAAAGCGGGGGACGTCTTTCAACAAGTCGTATCCGAAGTGTACGCGGCATACGAAGAGAAACTGCGTGCCAACCAATCCCTCGATTTTGACGACTTGATCGTGAAAACGATCGATTTGTTTCAACAAGTGCCAGACGTTCTCCATTTCTACCAGAGAAAATTTCAATACATTCACGTCGATGAGTACCAGGACACGAACAACGCCCAGTACCGCCTCGTTAAACTGTTGGCTGATCATCATCACAACATTTGTGTCGTCGGGGACAGCGATCAGTCCATCTACGGGTGGCGCGGTGCGGACATTTCAAATATCCTCGACTTTGAACGAGATTATCCTGAGGCGAAAGTAGTCAAACTAGAACAGAACTACCGCTCCACGGAGACGATTTTGGAAGCGGCCAACCACGTGATCGCGTACAACAAACAACGGAAGGCGAAGCGCCTGTGGACGAACCTCGGCAAAGGGGAGCCGATTGAACGTTTTGCCGGCAGCAGTGAACACGACGAAGCGTACTATGTGGTGGACAGGATAGTCGAAGGGCACAAACAGGGAAGGCCGTACCGCGACTTTGCCATTTTGTACCGCACGAATGCCCAGTCGCGGGTGATGGAAGAAGTACTCGTCAAGGCGAACATCCCGTACCAAATAGTAGGCGGCATCCGATTTTACGAACGCAAGGAGATTAAAGACTTGCTCGCCTACTTGCGCCTGGTGGCCAACCCCCACGACGACTTGAGTTTGACCCGCATCATTAACGTCCCAAAACGCGGGCTGGGAAAGACAACTGTGGACAGACTGTCTCGGTACGCGGCACAGAACGGGATGTCCCTCTATCAAGCGATGGGGGAAGGAGAGCACATCGGGTTGCAGAAGCGCTTTGTCCAGACGTTGGAATCGTTTCGGTGCATGATCGGGGAACTGGCGGCGAAGGTTGATGAGTTGACAGTGACAGAGCTCACTGAAGAAGTGTTGGAACGGACGGGATACCGCTTGGAACTTGTGCGGGAAGGGACCATCGAATCGGCTACTCGACTGGAAAACGTGGACGAGTTCATTTCCGTCACGCAAAACTTTGAACAGCGCAGTGACGACAAGTCGCTCGTTGCGTTCCTCACGGAGTTGGCCCTCATTGCCGACATTGACACACTGGATGTAGACCATCCAGAAAAGAAAGGGGAAGACACCGTCACGCTGATGACACTCCACAGTGCGAAAGGGCTGGAATTCCCGCACGTTTTTCTCATCGGCATGGAAGAAGGCATCTTTCCCCACTCTCGCGCCTTGACAGAGGAAGCAGAGATGGAAGAGGAAAGGCGACTCGCTTACGTCGGCATCACCCGTGCCAAAGAACGCCTCTCCCTCACCCGCGCCCATTCGCGGACACTGTACGGAAGAACGATGATGAATCCTCCCTCCCGGTTTCTAAAAGAAATTCCGGAAGACTACATTCGCGACGTGGACAAAACTTCAGCTCAGACGAACAGGTCAAAACCGCTGTTGAAACCGCGGAGGCTGCATCAGCCGACGGCTTCTCCCGGGGACTGGCAGGTGGGGGACAGAGTGAGACACCGCACATTTGGGCAAGGGACGGTTGTCAAAGTGTCGGGAGACGGTGACGATGTCGAGTTGGATATCGCCTTTTCGGCACCGAAGGGCGTCAAGCGATTCCTCGCTCGCTTCGCCCCGATTGAAAAAGTGTGA
- the ligA gene encoding NAD-dependent DNA ligase LigA gives MNRSEAEKRIVQLRETIEEHNYRYHVLDDPVISDAEYDQLMRELERLEKAFPDLVTEDSPTQRVGGEPLPYFEKVEHDTPMLSLGNAFDEQELRDFDRRVKRAAGVSGDMAYTCELKIDGLAISLRYTNGRLTLGATRGDGTTGEDITQNLKTIPAIPLRLKEPVDIEVRGEAYLPKKEFVRLNEAREKAGVSLFANPRNAAAGSLRQLDPKIAAERALSVFMYSVGDTTGHGIGTQWEMLDYLVRLGFKVNPERRRVESIDGVIAYVESWRERRAELDYDIDGIVVKVDDFSIQEQLGTTAKSPRWAIAYKFPAEEAVTIVRAIEVNVGRTGAVTPTAVLEPVTLAGTTVQRASLHNEDLIREKDIRIGDHVVVKKAGDIIPEVIKSIPERRTGEEIVYHMPDECPECGSELVHLEEEVALRCINPECPAQTREGIIHFVSRDAMNIDGLGEKVVTQLFNEGLVRSVADLYYLQRDELLQLERMAEKSVDNLLAAIEKSKENSVEKLIFGLGIRFVGAKAARILAQEFGDLDTLEQADYEQVLAVEGIGPKIADSIITYFQQPEVKQTLAKLRKAGVNFTYRGPRSEQAVSDSPFSGKTVVLTGTLQNWSRKEASAKIEALGGNVTGSVSKRTDLVIAGEKAGSKLAKAQKLGIEVWDEEKLMDVLKELEA, from the coding sequence GTGAACAGATCCGAAGCAGAAAAAAGGATCGTCCAGCTGCGAGAAACGATCGAGGAGCACAATTACCGCTACCACGTATTAGACGATCCCGTCATTTCGGATGCGGAATACGATCAACTGATGCGCGAATTGGAGCGATTGGAGAAGGCTTTTCCCGATCTCGTAACCGAGGACTCCCCGACCCAACGGGTCGGCGGTGAGCCTCTCCCGTACTTCGAGAAAGTGGAGCACGACACCCCGATGCTCAGTCTCGGCAACGCCTTCGACGAACAGGAACTGCGGGACTTTGACCGGCGGGTGAAGCGGGCGGCCGGGGTAAGCGGCGACATGGCCTACACGTGCGAACTGAAAATTGACGGGCTGGCAATTTCACTTCGATACACAAACGGACGGCTGACACTGGGGGCTACGCGTGGTGACGGTACGACGGGTGAAGATATAACCCAAAACTTAAAGACGATTCCGGCCATACCGCTGCGCTTGAAGGAACCTGTAGACATCGAAGTGCGGGGGGAAGCGTACTTGCCAAAAAAGGAGTTCGTCCGCCTGAACGAAGCGCGGGAAAAAGCGGGCGTATCCCTGTTCGCCAATCCGCGTAACGCCGCCGCCGGTTCACTGCGCCAACTGGACCCGAAGATTGCGGCCGAACGGGCCCTCAGTGTGTTCATGTACAGTGTGGGAGATACGACCGGACACGGTATCGGCACCCAATGGGAAATGCTCGACTATTTGGTTCGCCTCGGATTTAAAGTCAACCCCGAACGGAGGCGAGTGGAGTCCATTGACGGAGTCATCGCGTACGTGGAAAGTTGGCGGGAACGGCGTGCCGAACTCGATTACGACATCGACGGCATTGTGGTGAAAGTGGACGATTTCTCGATACAGGAACAGCTGGGGACGACGGCGAAGAGTCCGCGCTGGGCCATCGCCTACAAGTTTCCTGCGGAAGAAGCGGTGACGATTGTCCGAGCCATTGAAGTGAACGTCGGTCGGACAGGGGCCGTGACACCGACGGCTGTGTTGGAACCGGTGACGTTGGCGGGGACGACTGTACAGCGCGCGTCTTTGCACAACGAAGACCTCATCCGGGAGAAAGACATCCGTATCGGGGACCACGTCGTCGTGAAAAAAGCAGGGGATATCATTCCGGAAGTGATCAAATCGATCCCCGAACGGCGGACAGGCGAAGAAATAGTGTACCACATGCCCGATGAATGTCCGGAATGCGGCAGTGAACTCGTCCACCTGGAAGAAGAAGTAGCCCTCCGGTGCATCAACCCCGAATGTCCGGCCCAGACCCGGGAAGGCATTATCCACTTCGTCTCCCGGGATGCGATGAATATCGATGGACTGGGAGAAAAAGTGGTCACCCAACTGTTTAACGAAGGCCTTGTCCGCAGCGTGGCCGATCTGTACTACCTTCAGCGGGATGAGCTGTTACAGTTGGAGCGCATGGCAGAGAAGTCGGTAGATAATCTTTTGGCGGCTATAGAGAAAAGCAAAGAAAATTCAGTGGAGAAACTGATTTTCGGTCTGGGCATCCGCTTTGTCGGGGCTAAGGCGGCCCGCATTCTCGCCCAGGAATTCGGCGACCTCGACACACTAGAGCAGGCCGATTACGAGCAAGTGCTGGCCGTGGAAGGCATCGGCCCGAAGATCGCCGACAGCATCATCACGTATTTTCAACAGCCGGAAGTGAAACAGACGTTGGCAAAGTTGCGTAAAGCCGGTGTGAACTTCACATACAGAGGACCGCGTTCGGAACAGGCGGTGTCAGACAGTCCGTTTAGCGGAAAGACCGTCGTCCTGACCGGAACTTTGCAAAACTGGTCGCGCAAAGAAGCCTCCGCCAAAATCGAAGCCCTCGGCGGCAATGTCACCGGCAGCGTCAGCAAACGAACAGACCTCGTCATCGCCGGGGAAAAAGCTGGTTCTAAATTGGCCAAAGCGCAAAAACTGGGGATTGAAGTGTGGGATGAGGAAAAGTTGATGGACGTGTTGAAGGAGTTGGAGGCGTAA
- a CDS encoding cation diffusion facilitator family transporter, translating to MRPARVASLSIISNTFVVLLKIVVGLLTGSVAILSEAIHSGLDLMASVIAYVSVRTSHQPPDRTHPYGHGKIENVSGTIETLLIFVAGIWIIVESAEKILHPEPIRMPFLGISVMLIGALVNWLVGRKIRRVGEETKSVAMKSNALHLMTDVYTSLGVAASLTLVSFTGFYFLDPLIAIGIALFIMKEAVQLGKESFMPLLDASLTGKEREQINRIIQHYADEYIEYHNLRTRRSGAEEHVDLHLVVPSDKSVDEAHNLCDRIEADIRRVFPKAQVLIHIEPESERKDK from the coding sequence ATGCGGCCAGCCCGTGTGGCCTCGCTGTCCATTATCAGTAACACCTTTGTGGTGCTGTTAAAAATCGTCGTCGGTCTGTTAACGGGCTCTGTCGCCATTCTGTCCGAGGCGATTCATTCCGGACTCGACCTCATGGCGTCCGTCATCGCCTACGTTTCTGTGCGAACATCCCACCAGCCCCCGGACCGGACACACCCCTACGGACACGGCAAAATCGAAAACGTCTCTGGAACGATTGAAACGTTGCTCATCTTTGTAGCCGGGATCTGGATTATCGTAGAGTCGGCAGAAAAAATTCTCCATCCGGAGCCCATCCGCATGCCGTTCCTCGGAATTTCTGTCATGCTGATCGGCGCCTTGGTCAATTGGCTCGTGGGGCGCAAAATCCGGCGTGTCGGGGAAGAGACGAAATCTGTCGCGATGAAATCCAACGCCTTGCATTTAATGACGGACGTTTACACCTCGCTCGGTGTCGCGGCCAGTTTAACTCTCGTCAGTTTTACTGGATTCTACTTTCTCGATCCACTCATCGCCATCGGGATCGCCCTGTTTATTATGAAAGAAGCAGTTCAACTGGGAAAAGAGTCGTTTATGCCCCTTTTGGATGCCAGCTTGACAGGGAAAGAGCGGGAACAAATCAACCGGATTATCCAACATTACGCCGATGAGTACATTGAATATCACAATTTGCGTACCCGCCGTTCAGGCGCTGAAGAACACGTCGACCTTCACCTCGTCGTCCCTTCAGACAAAAGCGTCGATGAAGCCCACAACCTGTGTGACCGGATTGAAGCGGACATTCGACGTGTCTTTCCAAAAGCTCAAGTGCTCATCCACATTGAACCGGAGTCGGAGCGGAAAGACAAATAG
- a CDS encoding GntR family transcriptional regulator: MRADAKYKVVKNTIKTWILQGKVKPGEKIYSENELMKIFEVSRHTVRRAVGDLVHEGWLYREQGSGTYCTHRFKKIKHGGSEKNIGVITTYISEYIFPSIIRGIESHLSEEGYSLIVASTDNDIEKEKQCLENMLSRNIDGLIVEPTKSASDNPNLNYYLNLEQNEIPYLMINQFYQSISPPHIILDDEHGGYIATEHLIKLGHKRLLGLFKNDDLQGVNRMKGFFRAIREHHLPFFSDMVITYTTENRDEKTVDEVRALLRSPNRPTGIVCYNDEIALNVLHVTRELGLKVPEDLSIVGYDDSHLTEATEVKLTSVTHPKMDMGIQAAKWIVSQIEDGGDETFSHSKVYTPELVIRHSTREMGEVVHTK, translated from the coding sequence ATGCGGGCAGACGCCAAGTACAAAGTCGTTAAAAACACGATCAAAACGTGGATTTTACAAGGGAAAGTAAAGCCAGGAGAGAAAATTTATTCGGAAAATGAATTAATGAAAATATTTGAAGTGAGCCGTCATACGGTGCGGAGGGCCGTCGGGGATTTAGTCCACGAAGGCTGGCTGTACCGGGAACAAGGATCTGGAACGTATTGTACTCACCGCTTTAAAAAAATAAAACACGGCGGCTCCGAGAAAAATATCGGTGTCATTACGACGTATATTTCGGAGTACATTTTCCCGTCCATTATTCGTGGAATCGAATCGCACTTGTCCGAGGAAGGGTACTCCCTCATCGTCGCCAGTACGGACAATGACATCGAAAAGGAAAAACAGTGCCTGGAGAACATGTTGAGCCGAAATATCGACGGCCTCATTGTCGAACCGACAAAGAGTGCCAGTGACAACCCGAATCTCAATTACTACTTAAACTTGGAGCAAAACGAAATTCCGTACTTAATGATTAACCAGTTTTATCAGAGCATCAGTCCGCCGCACATCATATTGGACGATGAGCACGGGGGATATATCGCGACAGAACATTTAATCAAGCTGGGGCACAAACGGTTACTCGGTTTGTTTAAAAACGATGACTTGCAAGGCGTGAACAGAATGAAAGGTTTCTTTCGCGCCATCCGGGAGCATCACCTGCCCTTTTTTTCTGACATGGTCATTACGTATACGACGGAAAACCGGGACGAAAAAACGGTCGATGAAGTGCGGGCGTTGCTCCGGTCGCCGAACAGGCCGACGGGCATTGTCTGTTACAATGACGAAATTGCTCTCAACGTGTTGCATGTGACGCGGGAGCTTGGATTGAAAGTTCCGGAAGATCTGTCCATTGTGGGGTACGATGATTCCCATTTGACCGAAGCGACGGAAGTGAAATTGACTTCCGTCACCCATCCCAAAATGGACATGGGGATTCAAGCGGCCAAATGGATCGTGTCCCAAATAGAAGACGGAGGCGACGAGACGTTCAGCCACTCAAAGGTGTACACGCCGGAACTCGTCATCCGGCACTCGACGCGAGAGATGGGTGAAGTGGTTCATACGAAATAG
- a CDS encoding ArsR/SmtB family transcription factor, with product MEIDISERSLPVFEALASKVRLDVIHLLARRPMNVKELAQTLGLSSAIMTMHIRKLEGANIIRTELRPGKGGRQKMCFLNAHKIEILFPDLTRDTRKYHQTDVPVGHYSDFDVKPTCGLATADKVIGTFDDPRCFMLPERVDAKILWLGQGFLEYKVPNYLLRSEIAEELEISMELSSEAPFSNSNWPSDISFFFNGVYLGKWTSPGDFGGYRGRYTPDWWDININQYGLMKILRVKKDGCFLDGEKISDVTLDQVDVEKQQWTFRIAVLEDAEHIGGLTLFGSNFGNYDQDLRFRLYYTKRN from the coding sequence TTGGAAATCGACATATCCGAGCGCAGCCTGCCTGTCTTTGAAGCGTTGGCCAGCAAAGTCCGGCTTGACGTCATCCATTTACTCGCCAGACGGCCCATGAATGTCAAAGAGCTGGCCCAAACACTCGGACTGAGCAGCGCGATTATGACGATGCACATCAGAAAGCTAGAGGGAGCTAACATCATTCGGACTGAGTTGAGACCTGGAAAAGGCGGCAGGCAGAAAATGTGTTTTTTAAACGCGCACAAGATTGAAATCTTGTTTCCAGACCTGACCCGCGACACGCGAAAATACCATCAAACCGATGTTCCTGTCGGCCACTATTCGGATTTTGACGTAAAGCCGACCTGCGGTTTGGCCACAGCTGATAAAGTCATCGGCACGTTTGACGACCCCCGCTGCTTTATGTTGCCTGAAAGAGTGGATGCGAAAATTTTGTGGCTTGGACAGGGGTTTCTCGAATACAAAGTTCCTAATTACTTGTTGCGATCAGAGATTGCTGAAGAGTTGGAAATTTCGATGGAATTATCTTCGGAAGCTCCCTTTTCCAACAGCAACTGGCCGTCAGACATCTCGTTTTTTTTCAACGGCGTGTACTTAGGGAAGTGGACGAGCCCCGGGGATTTCGGAGGTTACCGGGGTCGCTACACGCCGGATTGGTGGGATATCAACATCAACCAATACGGGTTAATGAAAATATTAAGAGTGAAGAAAGACGGATGTTTTCTAGACGGGGAAAAAATTTCGGATGTTACGTTGGATCAAGTAGACGTGGAAAAACAACAGTGGACATTCCGCATCGCCGTTTTGGAAGACGCCGAACACATCGGAGGGCTCACGCTGTTCGGTTCGAATTTCGGAAACTACGACCAAGATTTGCGCTTCCGCCTGTATTATACGAAACGGAACTGA
- a CDS encoding alpha-N-arabinofuranosidase, translated as MGKRKATMTVDKQYQIAPVDDRIYGSFIEHLGRAVYGGIYEPGHPTADERGFRQDVMELVRKLDVPIVRYPGGNFVSGYDWEDGVGPVDRRPRKLDLAWKSVETNEVGTNEFMEWCRAVGTEAMMAVNLGTRGIDAARHLVEYCNHPEGTYWSDLRVSHGYKEPHNIKTWCLGNEMDGPWQIGHKTAEEYGRIACEAAKVMKWVDPDIELVACGSSNSQMPTFPEWEATVLDHTYEYVDYLSLHTYYGNRSGDTANYLAKSLDMDAFIRSVIATCDYVKAKKRSKKTIHLSFDEWNVWYHSNQQDQAIEPWSVAPPLLEDRYTFEDALLVGCMLTTLLKHADRVKIACLAQLVNVIAPIMTENGGPAWRQTIFYPYMHASLYGRGTALRPVVNSPVYDSEDFTDVPYLESAAVYDEEREELTIFAVNRDLEGSLLLECDARSFDAYGLTEHIVLEHDDVKAVNTAKEEPVKPHNRGVSEVNDGILTAHLPKLSWNVIRLKKT; from the coding sequence ATGGGGAAACGCAAAGCGACAATGACGGTTGACAAGCAGTACCAGATTGCTCCGGTTGATGACCGGATCTACGGGTCGTTCATTGAGCATTTGGGGAGGGCCGTGTACGGAGGCATATACGAACCGGGGCATCCTACAGCTGACGAACGGGGATTTCGCCAAGATGTGATGGAACTGGTGCGCAAACTCGATGTGCCGATCGTACGGTATCCCGGCGGGAATTTCGTCTCGGGTTACGATTGGGAGGACGGAGTAGGACCGGTGGACAGACGCCCCCGCAAACTGGATCTCGCGTGGAAAAGCGTTGAGACGAATGAAGTAGGGACGAATGAATTTATGGAGTGGTGTCGGGCCGTTGGGACGGAAGCGATGATGGCCGTCAACTTGGGAACGCGGGGAATCGACGCCGCAAGGCATTTGGTCGAATACTGCAACCACCCGGAGGGAACGTACTGGAGCGACCTCAGGGTTTCTCACGGGTACAAAGAACCGCACAATATTAAAACGTGGTGTTTAGGCAATGAGATGGACGGTCCGTGGCAAATCGGCCACAAAACCGCAGAAGAATACGGACGCATCGCGTGCGAGGCGGCTAAAGTCATGAAGTGGGTCGACCCGGACATTGAACTGGTAGCGTGCGGCAGTTCCAACTCGCAAATGCCGACTTTCCCGGAGTGGGAGGCGACGGTACTCGACCACACGTATGAATACGTGGACTACCTTTCATTACATACTTACTACGGAAACCGAAGTGGCGACACTGCGAACTACTTGGCCAAATCGCTGGACATGGACGCCTTTATCCGTTCAGTAATTGCGACGTGCGACTACGTAAAAGCGAAAAAACGAAGCAAGAAAACGATCCACCTTTCGTTTGACGAATGGAACGTGTGGTACCACTCCAATCAACAAGATCAGGCGATTGAGCCTTGGTCCGTGGCGCCTCCGCTCTTGGAAGACCGGTACACGTTTGAAGACGCCCTGTTGGTCGGGTGCATGTTGACGACGCTGCTCAAACACGCTGACCGTGTGAAAATTGCGTGTCTGGCCCAGCTCGTCAACGTAATCGCACCGATCATGACTGAAAACGGCGGTCCGGCGTGGAGGCAGACCATTTTCTACCCGTACATGCACGCCTCCCTTTACGGGCGCGGAACAGCCCTCCGCCCGGTCGTAAACTCCCCCGTGTACGACAGCGAGGATTTTACAGATGTCCCTTACCTCGAATCGGCGGCCGTCTATGACGAAGAACGGGAAGAACTGACGATTTTCGCCGTCAACCGGGACCTGGAAGGCAGTCTGTTGTTGGAGTGTGACGCGAGGAGTTTTGACGCCTACGGCCTAACCGAACACATTGTGCTGGAACATGACGACGTCAAGGCGGTGAATACAGCGAAAGAAGAACCGGTGAAACCGCACAACCGCGGTGTGTCGGAAGTGAACGACGGTATATTGACAGCCCATCTTCCGAAACTGTCCTGGAACGTGATTAGACTTAAGAAAACTTAA
- a CDS encoding carbohydrate ABC transporter permease: MTVLCLFFSSMVGYALAVYQFRGRNLVFVAVLFILMVPFEILMLPLFRLMTALNLIDTYAAVVLPSVIAPIAVFQCYFISGLTVGGVKG; the protein is encoded by the coding sequence GTGACAGTACTGTGCTTGTTTTTCTCATCGATGGTCGGATATGCCCTCGCTGTCTATCAGTTCCGGGGGCGAAACCTCGTGTTTGTCGCAGTGCTCTTTATCTTAATGGTTCCCTTTGAAATACTGATGTTACCGCTATTTAGGTTGATGACCGCTTTAAACTTAATTGACACGTATGCGGCCGTCGTCTTGCCCTCAGTTATCGCGCCGATCGCTGTTTTCCAGTGTTACTTCATATCCGGCCTCACTGTCGGCGGGGTAAAAGGTTAA